The region AGTATTTTAGGAAGTTTCCCGCCGTCCTTCTGTCAGTCAATCGCATTTCCCAGGACATTACCTTCGTGCACGACCCCCGAAGTCAGTAAAGCAACTGTCATGTCTCGCGCGAATAACGACATTTAACGAACAGCGGCTTTAACGTTTCTACGGGCATTAAATTCTGAATGAGCCTCAGGTTCCCACAACATAAACAGAGAAACTGTGTTAGAGAACTTTCTGCGGAAGGCCTTTTgtaatttctttattgtttacatttttgttggaTGGGCCATGGCTGTCACGTGGATCTGAAGCAGGCACGATAATAATGAAGCACACTGTTCTTTGACTACAGAGCACCTCAAACTCAAGCGCATTTTTCTTTCCTATAGTGTAATAAATTGGTGGGGTCTGAGGGGGGGCGTGCATACTCCACAGATGTCAACATGAATCGGACAAAGAGCCATGTTATTCATTTGGAGCCtttgaagtattttaataaattgcgGCCCCAACGAAACTGATAGCAGCCATGTTTGCATGACACCAGTTTTTTTAAGCAATCTCTGTATTTATGCTATTTATAATGTTTGCAAAAACAACGTCATTTTCCGACAAGTTCAATAAAACGGACCTCTCTACTTTTCGGTGTTGCTGTGCAATTGTTTGCCGCTAGGGGGACCCACACCAGTACCGAGGGTGATTCCAGCCTTTTAAGGGCCTTCTGGCAGTGAGTTAACGGACTTTGCTCTGTGGGGTTTTCCAGAGCAGCCGAATTCAGTTGGTTTTATCCCCCTTATGGGTGGGATTGCGAGTGGGAGGGACTTGAATGTACTCATTTACAGTGTTTTCAGTTGGCAGAACGTTACATTTATAAAGGAAGGTTCGTTTCCAGGGGTTTGTTCTGGTGTGCTTTCCTTTGTTGGCATCTAATGGGTTAAAGTTTTCCAGACAAATTTACAACTGGTCTGGTGCACACGACCCAGTCAAAAGAGTGAGGGAATtttaacagagagagaaggaagttTGTTCAGTAATTGCCTGtaggtgtgtcagtgtgagtgcgtatgtgtgtgtttgtacatgtggtgcctgtgtgtgcgcatatgtgcgagtgtttgtgcatgagtatgtgtgtttgtacgtgtgtatgtgcatgtgtgcttgtgtgtatgtatgtatctaaGCAAGTATGTCAGGATAAGCAAGCTGTCCCCCATTTAAAGGCCCAGAGCTCACTGGACTAACCACTAGTCCACACTGCTACTGAAAGGCCTCCatcagatcccccccccccccccccccccacagagcgCAATACACAGACCACAAGCACAGTTTCACTGCCTTTATTGTTCCTTAAGCTGATACAGTGCTCagtgtacactcacacacgtgcaatTCTGAGACCAGCAAACgtacaagaaaataaacaaattcatctgatctataaatatatattttactgttttccttttgttctcGAGGGTCCCgccttcatttcatttctcgGTAAAGTCGTGCACTCTCAGAAATCTACTGACCGTTTGTTtgcatatacattttatacCATTATACCATACACCATCAGCAATCAACGGCTTGTGCATAGCTAGCACACAAGCATAGTCAACATACAATTCAACAGTCGTGTTTCTCTTTAATCTACATTTTATAGGTTCTCTTTGATCACCTAAGAAACAAAGGCACAgtatattaatacatttctgtCGGCACTTTACGTCCATACTCGGGTTTTACGCACGCGGCTTTTCCATGCACAGCTTCTACATTCCGCGCATGTGCGGGTCCATCGGGTCATTTGTCGTCATAATCAGCCTTCTTTTCGAATCCCCGCTTGCAGGGAATCACAAGCAATAACATAGACATgtcctttatttatacaaacGAATGGATACTATTGAATAAGTAGCATTCACATACTCGACAGGGGGCGGATGGGTTTGTCAGAAACAGGAATCTGACTCACCTCTGTATCTGTCATTCTTAATGAAATATCCCTTTAGTTGGTTAGGGTTCATTCCTAGAGCAGCAGAACACAGCAGCTTAATGTTTAAGACCCCTTGGACAGCACTGACCGTACGCCAGCGAATAACGTTTATTACAAATGTAGTGCCAATTTTTATTCAAAGAAAAGTTTAGAAAGAAAATggaagataataaaaataatttatgaaaccTCTTCTTAGGTTTCATAAATATGGAATGAATTTATCTATATGTAATTTCGGTAGCAAGCAGAACGGGGATCTCCGCCAAATCTATAACTTGGAAGGAGTTGTTTAATATATGTGAGCCCATTACTACCGTGACTGATTTCGATGCTTCCACCTGTGCGCGTGTTAACCGGAGTTAACCCAGAGCCACGCCCCCGGAATGGCCCATGATGTCATTATgcgactgtgatgtcacaaaggcaAGTCCTGGGCTGTTGGTCGGAAGTGGAGTGTTGTGTGGTTTTTTCGCGCTCACGCTCTGGTTGCTTAGCGATCGCCACACGAAGCGTATAATCACCATTACAGCATTTCATTACCCCGTGCTGAATGAGTGAACGTCTAATATCCCCTTCCTGAACTCACAGACGCCAAATACTTTGTACGCTTTGTACATTTAGAtcttacatttttgtattttgcatatTTAGTGGATCCTCTCGCCCAGAGGCACCTCAAAAAGCGCACTTTTATTTAAACTGCCTATTCATCTAggtggatattttactgaagcattgAAGGTGTAGtgcctttgctcaagggtgtgGGAGCCACGCCCAGCCTGGGATTCGAACCTCTGATCACCCCCAGTTCCCTAAACTACACCGCCATCCTTCAGAAGAACAGTTCTGGGTTTATGCTTTGCATTCGCTGACTGCTTCTGTTGCTCCAACGACAGGCTTCTTCTGTCAGCAAAAGCACTGGCAGCAGCAGAGGCCATTTGCTTTATGTGTTCCtcgaaaaataataatataatggaCTGCACTTACGGTATATAGGGTGCCTCATAGATTTCCAAGTGGGGGGTGACTCACTACAGCCAATGTGTAACAACCTCCCatacgaccccccccccccaccccactagccattttgtgccagaacactcATCACCCATGAGCTAGTGGAGGAAGTTACTGAGTCaaactgggggggtggggggggggggtgactagGTTGGCAGGTAGAGAAAGTCTGAAGGGACATTAGGCCCAGACACAAGggaatccccccctcccccatgtttAGCATAAAGTGGAatcagagctcacagacatgAAGGTAACATTTCATATATGATACAGAACAGGAAATTATTGACTTTGATAGAAGTCCcctgtgaataataataatcattatcatcatcatcatcaccagtaCGGGCAGCATTTCCCTGTGATGGGAGGGTGTGGCCTTGTGAACCTTAAAATTAAGAGGAGCTCTCATGCATTTACTGGTATGGGACCAGTCATTTAGGAtcaatgattgacagctcactagctccacccattaaGGGTTCGGCTAACTCATCTATCGTTGACATAATCCTGTCTTTTCAAACGgacgtttttttcttcttctctctctctcatcagttCCTCTCCCCACCTTTTGATTCTGATTGACTTTCTCAGCCAGAGTGAAGAGTTCTAGACTCACCGCTGATCCACAGCCAGTTCAAACCAGTTCTGACCAGTTCACACAGGGCACAggccaaacaaaacagaacattccTGACAACCGCctcttgtgatgtcataataacTCACATGGCATATCACGTAACTCGAAACTGCTTCTCCCATAGTCGTACTTTCAGTTTGTAAGGATGTCGTGGGCGTGTCGACGAAAAGCAGCAGAATGAAAGTGTGACTGAGGAAGTGCCAGTCTTCGGTCGTCCATCTTTAGAAGAGTAGAAATACTGAGAAGAAGCGGAAGCTGAAAGGgttccagcacacacacaatccttaAGCCcacactggccaatcagatcaGTTCAGCTGAGCCAAGTCTCCATTCCCATTGGCAGGCTTCAGGACCTCTCTGAATTTGGGCCAATCAGTGTCAAAAGACTGCAGAGTTCTacgaggaggggaaaaaacaaaccccaaaaacctCCTCCCTCAACCCTGTGCTgaacaggcagccaatcagagggtgATGAGGGTGGGGGAGTTGAGGGAGTGATCGGACGATTGgtcgccgctgctgctgctacgGCGATGGGCCGCTCCGCAAGGCTGGGGCTTCTGAGAGGAGTGGGCCGTACCAAGCGggccggaggagggggggggcgggctgagGCGGTGAGCCGCGGCCGGGACCCCGGGCTCCAGGGGGGCGGCGGTGGGGTAGGTGAACACCAGGCTGGCGGTgaagggggtgagggagggggtggagatgAAGGTGGGGGTGTGCAGGGACTCGGGTTcagagggcgaggggggggtggaggagtcggtgacgggggcggggagggtGATTCTCGGCCCGCGGCGGCGGGACGGGCCGGCCACGGGGGGGTCCTCGGGTTCGGTTTTGACCCGGCCCCCAGCAGCGCGTCCCCTGGTGCTGTGGTCCGAGTCGGAGTCAGAGCTCTGGATCTTGCAGATGGGCTGGTGGGCCTCCAGAACCAGCTCcagcttctccttctctttctccagccCAGCGATCTCCTTCTGCAGCTCCGCCTTATCGCTCTCCAGACGATCCGtctcctggagggggggggggggggcagcgtcaGTCCCTGTCTCACTTAACACTTCCATACACCAATCACAAGAAAGCAATACTCAGCTGGAACCAACAACGGCTAATTACATCCCAATTACAATGATCCTGAACTaagtgagccagcctggttccagctctacagtggggaagggctataatgagccagcctggttcattacattacattacattacaggcatttagcagacgctcttatccagagcgacttacacaactttttacatagtattttttacattgtatccatttatacagctggatatatactgaagcaatgcaggttaagtaccttgctcaagggtacaatggcagtgtccttacccgggaatcgaacctgcaacctttcggttacaagcccagttccttaaccactgtgctacactccatccgagctggttcagctctacagtgggaaagggctgtaatgagccagcctggttcagctctacagtggggaaGCGGTATAATgggccagcctggttcagctctacagtgggaaagggctataatgagccagcctggttcagctctacagtgggaaagggctataatgagccagcctggttcagctctacagtgggaaagggctataatgagccagcctggttcagctctacagtgggaaagggctgtaatgagccagcctggttcagctctgcagtggggaagcggtataatgagccagcctgggtcagctctacagtgggaaagggctgtaatgagccagcctggttcagctctacagtgggaaagggctataatgagccagcctggttcagctctacagtggggaagcagtataatgagccagcctagttcagctctacagtggggaaGCAGTATAATGagtcagcctggttcagctctacagtggggaagtggtataatgagccagcctggttcagctctacagtggggaagggctataatgagccagcctggttcagctctacagtgggaaagggctataatgagccagcctggttcattacattacattacattacaggcatttagcagacgctcttatccagagcgacttacacaactttttacatagtattttttacattgtatccatttatacagctggatatatactgaagcaatgcaggttaagtaccttgctcaagggtacaatggcagtgtccttacccgggaatcgaacctgcaacctttcggttacaagcccagttccttaaccactgtgctacactccatccgagctggttcagctctacagtggggaagggctataatgagccagcctggttcagctctacagtgggaaagggctataatgggccagcctggttccagctctacagtgggaaagggctataatgggCCAGCCTGgctcagctctacagtgggaaagggctataatgggCCAGGCTGGTTCAGCTCTGCAGGGAGGTGTGTGGTTGGATGAGAGGTCGCTGGCTGAGACTCACGTTCTGCAGAGTGTCCGTTAGCTCACGGCGGCGATTCCGACACTTGGCCGCGGcaagtttgtttctttctctccggatccttctcctctccagctcctccggCGTAAactagagatagagagataaagaaagaaagaaagaaagaaatagagggagagagcgtgaaagagagaaaagaagagaaatagGAACAGGTTTGAGTAAAACGGGAATTAAAAAATATCATGACAGCCACATGattgcagacaaaaaaaattatttttgatttggTGAATTGAAGCAACAGCATGAAAGAGAATGATTTTGAAATTATGATCGTGCTGCTGCCCCCTCATGGAAATACTTTGTCATTGCCCCCTACTGGGaaatcacacatgcatacacacacacataccctgccACACAACATGTCTGCACCCCTctcttaaaacttttaaaaggccccccacccccacccccaagtccctgccctcctctttctctcccacttgTAGTGGTGACTCACCCCCAGACCCCCACTGTGACTCAGGTACGACTCATAGGACCCATCCCCATGAGTCACAGcagttcacttcctgtcctgcctttttttcattttttattctgtagCCATTTTGCCGCCAAAATCTAAAGATCCTCGCAGGAAATTCCCAAAATGAGTTACCCTGGTTAGGTTGCGCCCCTCGCAGGGGTTTGTGGTTTTGATTATGGCTACGGTTCGTCTCCGAAGCGAGTCTCTGCGGTCGGCCGGACTGATGTGGTGTTGCGTTAAGTAATGAATAAGGATATCTGAGAAAGCGCCGGAGGGAAGGGAAtgaggatgagtgtgtgtgtgtgtgtgtgtgtgagagagggtgtgcgtgtgtgtgtgtgtgtgtgttagggtgtgtgtgtgtgtgtgtgtgtgagagagagagggtgtgtgtgtgtgagagagagggtgtgcgtgtgtgtgcgtgtgtgtgtgtgtgtgtgtgttagggtgtgtgggtgtgtgtgtgtgtgtgtgtgagaagaatTGCTCTGCCTGGCACACTCACCTGGTCTTTACTGTCAGCTACAACCTCATTCATTACACTTTGCACATAGACATAATTAATCAAGAGAAGCACTTTACACTGTCACACGTACATACACTCAACACACTAtaatcaaacacacatacactaaacTCAATcaggcatacacatacacacacactatagtcaatcacacacacatatacactaaACTCAatcagacatacacatacacacacactatagtcaatcacacacacatatacactaaACTCAatcagacatacacatacacacacactatagtcaatcacacacatatacactacactcaatcacacatacacagaattACACACGCATACTTCAGTtaagtacacagacacactctctctctttcacagacacatatacacactagAATCCCTTACACACCCATTTTTCTCCCTGCTTAACTGATTTTAGCATAAAGAGATCAGACATTCCAGACATCTCATAAACAAACAGTTCAGTTGCAACCCTGCCGTGACCCTGCTCTGACGCCAGGCTCACAGGGTCACAGGGTCACAAGGTCAAAGGGCCATGGCGTCAGGACCCAAAGTGTTTGTTCCATATGTACACCCTACAGGATGTTACACACACGGCCCTGAGTCAACAGCCTCTGTCTGCCCTGCGTCTGTGTCACGTTTGTCCCGCGTCTGTCTCCGCCCCCTTTCTTACTGATTGACAGTGGAGTCCTGTCGTCGGGCCGGTGTGTTCACAGGGGTGGAGAGAGCGCAGACGGGCGTGTGAGCGGCGCACGGGGAGCACGGGGTCGAGCGTGCGGCGAGCGCTGGCGCCTGAACATACCTGCTCGTCCGGGCGTCTTCTCGTCGAGCCCAAGGTTGCCATGGAGGCCCTGGACGCCAGGGCGGGGTGGtgcagcggggggggcggggagcagcGCAGGGCCGGCTGGGGGGGGTacgggggcaggggtgggggcgggggcgggagagaggggccAGGTTGTGGCCAGAGAGAGGGCTGGACGAGCCACTGCAGGTCCTGGCTGGAGGTGATGGCATTGAGACTGGGGACAAAGTTGGCTGGGCCGCCCAATGAAAACTTCtgctggtggtggaggagagagggatggtggggagggagggagtgagacagggaggaagaggggttGGAAGGAGGGGGAGTCTGAGAGCGGGAGAAAATGGGGGAAGAaaggagcggaggaggaggaaggggagaagatgagtcagggagagagaaagatggagagaaggtgggagagaggggggaaggaggggtgaGGAAAGAGTTGaggaaaaggggagagaaagggagaaaaaggtGGAGAAGTcagggagacagaaagatagaaggagagatagagggtGTGAGAGGTGGGTTGGAGGAAGAAAGatgagaaaggggagagaggaacagagagaaaaacagtgaagagaagaggagaacgAGGCAGGGGGAAAAGAAGaatgagtgaaagagagagaaggataggagatgagggagggggagagagaaagaagaacagAAGTTAGACATGTGAGCAATTTATAGGTGTGGAATGTGTCTCATGCCTATAAGAGTATGAATGTGCAGGCTGAACACAGCACCAGTGCACCCACTGAAAGACTGCTTTCCACACcctctcccactcacacacagagatgaATCTCCCAGCCATTTAATCTGATGCTTTTGGGTCCATGACACAGCCTGAGCTGTTTTGAGTCACAGCCTGTTAATATCCCCCCAGCTATGTTTAACAATTAACAGGACAATTCAGCTTGTTAATGTGTACAACGGAGCATATTACCAAGCGTGCATATGCACTACTACAGCTAAAAATAGGAGCATTACACAGCTACCAATGTGAATATGAATAAACAATCACATGGCTTAATAAATACTGTGAACACAAACAGGGTTTGGCCCCTTAAGGAAAAGGAGACTGTTCTattgatgacatcactgattaGGTCATGACTGGCACACCTGTCCAGATGTTTCTGGGGCCAGGTGAGTGGCTGAGAGTccacactgtgatgtcatctggAATGGCACATGGCATGAGTGTAATCCTGAACTCTGCATGAACAAGACTGTAGTGTTGTGCATCTgtctcttttattattattattattattattatttattataattattataattattgttgttattattattcttcttattattattattattaataataataatataattaataataataataataataataataatagtagtagtagtagtagcgcTAATGATACCATAATGCTTTTCATTCAAGATGCATGTTGCTTCAATGGActtagtatttaaaaatatcaatcagaaaatgtgaaatgtcagtttAGGGATGCACTAATGTTAAAGAATAATAACAGTATTTCCGAACCTGTTGAGGTTGTGTGGTTGTATTGTCAGGATCCGCTGTTCTGGAGTTCGCTGCCGTAGTTCTAGGTGAACCTGTTCCTGAGGACTGGTCCGTGCCCCGATTGAAGTTTCCGAAATTCCGGTACATATTTTGACCAACCAAAGTCCAAAAACGTTTGGTTGACAGTCGTGACTCAGAAGATAATCCAGCAGAACAAGGTATAAATCAATATAATGTCGTCGGAAGAAAAGTTTTGTAATtcgattttgtttttaacttacAGAGTAAAGTTACTATCCCAGTCTGACACATTCAAAGTGAGGAAACCCCTTTTTGAGTGAGTCGAGATCAACGTCAAACACACAATGGGGGAAGTTAAGAAAACGTAAACCACAAATGTCCTTGCTATTCcacaaaaactgtaaaatagaGACAAAATACTATTTGTAAACATTACGTTTTAACTGTATTAGACAGTGTGAAGAAATGTCtatgatatttttaaattattgaccGACACAAGCACACCAGTGCTCCCCtacaaatgtaatgcaatggtgCAGTCATTTGAAGTTACTGGAAGAGGGTCGAGCGAAAGTGACGTATATGACCAAATATGGCGAGTTTCCGCCCACTTTCTACCCGGGATTTCTTTTTAGGCAGAACTGACTGAAAGCACGTTTCTGCTAGACTCCGCTCTCTGTCTATTTTAACCCCGTTCATCCCTCGTTACACCTGTGTCAGCTACTGTTTCAAAGCAATAAGGCATCAGTGGCAGTTCTCAAGCCGGAGTGAGCGTTCTAAACGcgcataaaataaatgttttcgaCCAACACCGCGAGACACTCACACGAACAACCGGAAAACTAAGAAATTGTTATCGGGAAAATGATAATGGGCCGCTACGCGAGTGTCCTCTGAAAGGCGACGCACGTGCTCCTGACTCATAAACATGGATAATAGCATCCACGGTGTCCGTGAACACGGCAAGTGTGATATCGTACTTCCGTTATGTCGTGTGTCTGCTCAAAGTATGGCATTGTGGAGATCGGCAGGTGGCTCTACGCATCCCGACGGGGTTATGACTCAGCTGTAAATACAAAAGGGGGAAAGTTGAGGGAATTTGAGACAAATACTGTTTCAGCCAGAATACAACTTGTATTCCGAGCTATTTAACCTCGATACAGTTGACAATGGGGACGAAACTGTGCGTAATTTGCGATTGGTAACATCCCCCTGAACTCCATCCTTAGTTGTTGTCTAAATGTATTCGCCGTTTTGGGTGACTGTGAATAAAACATAACGACGCCATGATGTAGCCTTAGCATATTTCCAAAACTGAAGAATTTAAAAGTCGATTGATTCATAAATATGGGGTTAAATTGCGCGCCGAAAGCTGACGAGTAGTTGCCCACAGGGAGACCGCGGGAGCCAATCCGGATGTTCCGGATTCTGGGCACGCTTTCTCTTGACCACATCAACCTATCCCAGGAGCGCGCGGAGGGACAGACGGGCAGTGACTCTGTCAGTCAGGAATGGGGTTTACCAGTCAGCTTAATTCGTTCAGTACAGTAACTGTCACAGTGTTCCCATATACATGACCTTTCACcccattttttcctcattgaaTTTTACTTCGAATATGCAACGTAATTGACACAGGGAAGATATCATAAAATTTAATCGACCACCtgcattgtatgtatgtatgtgattaTACAAACAATGATTACGACTGattattaattatgaatatgatGGCGATGACGATGGTGGACAAACTGGATTAAAACATGACAATAAAACGCATGACAATTTTTACAGAATTAAGTGAACTACTAGCTATTGAAGCTAATGCAGCTGAGAAGCCACTGGAACACTTATCTGCTTAACTAACTGAGCGGCGCAGCAGCGGGCAGGCGCGAGGGAAAcattgggagagagagagagagtaaaagagacAGCTGTCTGTAATTATCGAGTATATAAACGGCATGAATTCCCGGCAATGTTACTCACTGCCGTGCGGCTTTAAAGTGAATACGAGACGCCGCTGTTGTTTATCTGTTTTCACCTTCTTTCCCCCGGCCAAATTATGAATCACATCAGTTAAAACTCACGTGTGAAAGGTAGGCTAGTAATTAAATTACAggtatgatttatttttctaattacCGTCGATATTGTTCCTTTTTAATAGGCTGAGTGTATTGGCCTGGAGTAACGAAATGGAAGCATGGATATCGGCGCGAGGAATGTGTTCATAAATTATATGTGTGTGGCATTGTCAACGGGGGAGTGAGTCACGTTCGGCAACGAGAGTAAAAGCGGTTGAATTCCCCTTTCGTCCGGCGTGTCTGCTCGATGTGTCACGTTCCGTAGCCGCTTCCTTGCCTCCTTACAAAAAGTTACCATCCCTGACTTCGGCGCCAACCGCGTCCCATACAGTATGTTGCCAttactgatctttttttttcttttttttgtacacacAAAGTTTATCAGTCCATCTTCTGATAGAGGCAAGCAGAATGAAGGACAGTTTTGCTGGTGAAACAAGATTTGGTTTCTTGGGAGAACCGCCTGTCATCTGATCTCGTGCCATATGGCTCATTCATCTCTGAAAGGGTCCTGGTCCTTTTCAATATGCAAGATCGATGTGCAATATGTTCATATCAATTCATTGCTAGACTACTACGCATATGAGACTCTTGACAGCGCGAGACTCAGTTGTCCAGCAGTGTGCCTCCTCCCtgaagttgaaatgaaacctacgcctgtgtgtctgtaaaatgcatttacctTCGGTTTTTAATTCGATTTCGCGGCTTTCGGAAATGACACGCGGGGAAGGCACGTGCAGGGTCTCGCGCTTTGTGCTGAGTCTGGCATACAGCGGTTGAGTCATTTCTGAGTGCTTCTGACGCTCTGGTGTGTCCTATCCTTCAACTCACAATTAGATATGCGCGAAATTTGCACGCTGATGCTTAACCTTGGCTGTCTTAATGTTTTGATTCCCGTAAATTAGTCAACGTCTGACGAGTCCCATAACAACCGAATGTAAACAAATTCTCCCTGTATGGAGGAAAACATAATCGACGTCAACACAAAGCATGGATCGATATAAAGCTACTAACTTTATCTGCTCAAATTCTATCGTGGGTTCCTTCATGACAGTTTTTTAATGTTCCGGGCAGGCTATCATTTCCAACAGCCGATCCAAGAACAGGACTACGCGAATGTAATCCCATAAACCTCGAATCTATGCATTATGGGACTGGTCCAGAATCATTACTGTAGGTTAAACATTCAAATCGACTTCCTCGGTGCTAACGGGAGCCGCACTGAAATGACTGAACGTCCTTTCATCCAATCATTGTGTAGTTTTCGAGAAGTAGAAATTCCTTTTCGACCAATCCAAGACATGAAGCACGCCACGCTGGCACGAGCCCATCAAAGAATCAGCGGGCGTGGGGCTTCGGTCACAGACGCTCTGTAGTAGATTTCTGTGATTTACTTTTCTAATTTCTAATGTAACATTTTAGAGAAAGAAAATACGCTATTTTATAGTGTGAATAGGATATAAATTAAGCTCTTTAGAACTTTTAAGCTCAGGGTAGTGGTAAGTCTG is a window of Anguilla rostrata isolate EN2019 chromosome 9, ASM1855537v3, whole genome shotgun sequence DNA encoding:
- the fosl1b gene encoding fos-related antigen 1, whose protein sequence is MYRNFGNFNRGTDQSSGTGSPRTTAANSRTADPDNTTTQPQQTPPPSNPSSSLSHSLPPHHPSLLHHQQKFSLGGPANFVPSLNAITSSQDLQWLVQPSLWPQPGPSLPPPPPPLPPYPPQPALRCSPPPPLHHPALASRASMATLGSTRRRPDEQFTPEELERRRIRRERNKLAAAKCRNRRRELTDTLQNETDRLESDKAELQKEIAGLEKEKEKLELVLEAHQPICKIQSSDSDSDHSTRGRAAGGRVKTEPEDPPVAGPSRRRGPRITLPAPVTDSSTPPSPSEPESLHTPTFISTPSLTPFTASLVFTYPTAAPLEPGVPAAAHRLSPPPPSSGPLGTAHSSQKPQPCGAAHRRSSSSGDQSSDHSLNSPTLITL